Sequence from the Qipengyuania gaetbuli genome:
GCAGCAACCCCGACCGCGAGGCCCGCAAGGCTTCCCACCGCGGCGGCGGCCAGAATCTGCAAGGCATAGATGCGCGCGATGTCGCTGCTGGTCGCGCCGAGGATCTTGAGCGTGGCGACCGATTGGCGGCGCGCATCGAGATAGGATGAAACGCCCCCGCCGATGCCGATCCCGGCGATCACCAGCGCGGCCAGCCCGACGAGCGTGAGGAATTCGCTCATGCGGCTGACGAACCGGTCGGTTCCTGGCGCTGCGCGATCGGCCGTGTCGATGTCGAAACCGGCCTCTGGGAAACGCGCCTTCAGTGCTTCCTCGGTGGCCTCGAGGTCGCGCTGGCCGCCGAAGGCGACGCGCGTCTTGCTCTGGTACATGGAGCCGGGCGCAAGCAGACCTGCGCGCTCCGGCAGGTCTTCGGCAACGATGATTGTCGGGCCGAGCTGGAAGCCTTCGCCAAGGCGGTCGGGCTCGTCCTCGATGATGCCCGCGACCTGCAAGGTCTCGGTACCGATCAGGATGGTATCGCCTGCCGCGACGCCGAGCCGGTCGGCGGCGCCGGGGGCAAGGTAGGCTTCGTTCCCCTCGGGCGCGCCTACAGTCCTGCCCCCGTCCAGCACCAGCGAGCCGTAGAGCGGATAGCGCGCATCGACCGCCTTCAGCTCGATTGGCGCGGCAATGTCGTCCTTGCGGGCCATGGCCTGCAGGCGGGTGCCGGCGGATACCGTGCCCAGTTCCTCCAGCGCGGCGCGTTCCTCGTCATTGAGCGAGCGTTGCCACAACTCGATCTGCAGGTCGCCGCCAAGGAATTGCTGGCCGTTTGCAGCCAGTTCGCGTTCGATCGCGGCGGTCAGCGTGCCGATGGCGGCAAGCGCCGCCGTGCCGAGGAAGATGCACACCAGCAGCAGGCGCAGGCCCTTGAAGCGCGCGTTGAGGTCACGCCGGGCAATCCGCCATGCCGTGCCCCAGCTCATGCGCGCGCGGTCTTCCCGGCGGTGTCGCTGGCGATGCGCCCGTCACCGAGCGTCAGGACGCGGTCGCAGTGGTCGGCCAGTTCCGGATCGTGCGTGATGACGAGCAGTGTCGCGCCCGTTTCGGCGCGCCGGGCGAACAGCAGCTCCACGATCTCGTGGCCGGTTGCGGCATCGAGGTTGCCGGTCGGTTCGTCGGCGAAAATCAGGTCGGGGCGCGGCGCGATGGCGCGGGCGATGGCCACGCGCTGCTGTTCGCCGCCCGAAAGCTGCTGCGGGTAATGGTCGAGCCGGTGGCCGAGGCCCACTGCCTCCAATTCCGCACGGGCGCGGGCCTGCACATCGGTGTCTCCGGCAAGCTCCATCGGCGTCGCCACGTTTTCGAGGGCGGTCATGGTGGGCAGCAGGTGGAAGGCCTGGAGCACGATGCCGATGCGGCCGCGCCGGGCGCGGGCCAGCGCGTCCTCGTCCAGGGCGGCGAAATCCTGCCCCGCAACGCTCAGCGTTCCGCTGGTCGCGCGTTCCAGGCCGGAGAGTACCGCCATGAGCGAACTCTTGCCCGAACCGGACGGGCCGAGCAGGGCCACCGTCTCGCCGCGGGCGATGGTGAGGTCGAGCCCCTTGAGGATTTCCACCGGCGCTTCGGCAGAGCCGAGAGTGAGGCGCAGGTCACGGGCGCAAATCGCGTCTTGAGAAGTCGTCACGCGGCTGCGATGGCAGAAGGCACCACAAGTCACAAGGAAGTCCGCCGATGGTCCTGCGTAGTTCGTCGATGCTCGCCGTCGCTCTTGCCCTCGCTGCCTGCGGGAGCGATGCCGATACGGCCGAGCGCGCGCCCGAAGCCGCAGCGAGCGCGGAAGCTGCAGCCCCTATCGAGGTCGCCGGGCCTGAACGGCACATCTTCGCGTTCGGCGACAGTCTTTTCGCAGGCTACGGCATCGGCCTCGAAAACAGCTATCCGGCCGATCTCGAGAGGGCTTTGCGCGAGCGGGGCATCAATGCCCGCGTGACCAATGCGGCCGTATCGGGAGAGACCAGCGCTGCGGGTGCCAAACGCCTCGCCTTCGCGCTCGACAACCAGCCGGTGAAACCCGACCTCGTCCTGCTGGAACTGGGCGGCAACGATATGCTGCGCGGCCTTTCGCCTGCCGAAACGCGCGCCAATTTCGAAAGCATGCTGGCCGAACTGAAGCAGCGGAACATTCCGGTCGTGCTGATGGGCATGCGTTCGCCGCCGAACTACGGCCCGGAATACCAGCAGGCGTTCGATGCGCTCTATCCCGAACTCGCCAGGCAGTATGGCGCGACGCTGATCCCCTTCTGGCTGGAAACGATCTACCAGGACCCCTCGCTGTTCCAGGACGATCGGATCCACCCGACGAACGAAGGGATCGACAAGCTGGTTGCGGCGACGGTCGAGCAGGTCGAGGCGGCCATTCCGCCCGCGGGCTAGGCGCGGCGAATTACGCCGGCGTCGACACGCCAGATAGCGGCTTCATCCGCGATGGTGTCGAAGGGGGCAAGTTCGGTACCCGTCATCCAGACCTGCGCGCCGCTGGCGGACAATTGGTCGAACAGCGCGGCGCGGCGCACCGGGTCGAGATGCGCGGCAACCTCGTCCAGCAGCAGCACACCTGCGCGCCCCTGCGCTGCAATGGCGGCATGGGCGAGGGTGATGGCGACCAGCATGGCCTTCTGCTCGCCGGTCGAGCTTTGCGCTGCGGGCACGCGCTTGGCTGCATGGACGACTTCCAGTTCGTCACGGTGCGGGCCCGACAGGGTGCGCTGCGCCGCACGGTCGCGGGCGCGGTTCTCGAACAGGGCTTGCGACAGGCTTTCGCTGCTGTCGGCACCGCCCGGCGCATAGGTCAGGGCAGGGCGCGCAAAGGGTTCGGCGGGCATATGCGCGATGCGGGCCATGAGTGTATCGACCAGCAGGCGGCGCCCCTGGACAAGCCGCCCGCCGTGCTCGACCATCTGCGCCTCGATCGCATCGAGCCACGCGCCATCGGGCGTGCGATCGTCCGACAGCAGACGGTTCCGCTCGCGCAAAGCCGCCTCGTAGCGTGCCGCGTGGCTCGCATGGGCGGGATCGAGCGCGAGGGCCATGCGGTCCATGAAGCGCCGGCGATCCGCAGCAGGGCCGGTGAACAGGCCGTCCATCGCCGGTGTCAGCCAGGTAAGCGCCAGCCATTCGCCGAGCGCGGTCGCCGTGCTCTCGGAGCCGTTGATACGCACCTTGCGCCTGCCGGGCGCATCGTTTTCGGTATAGGTGCCGAGCCGGACTGCCTCGCCGTCCTGCATCAGGTCCGCCCCGACGCCGAAGCCGGTCATGGCGGAATGCTCCACCATCTC
This genomic interval carries:
- a CDS encoding arylesterase — translated: MVLRSSSMLAVALALAACGSDADTAERAPEAAASAEAAAPIEVAGPERHIFAFGDSLFAGYGIGLENSYPADLERALRERGINARVTNAAVSGETSAAGAKRLAFALDNQPVKPDLVLLELGGNDMLRGLSPAETRANFESMLAELKQRNIPVVLMGMRSPPNYGPEYQQAFDALYPELARQYGATLIPFWLETIYQDPSLFQDDRIHPTNEGIDKLVAATVEQVEAAIPPAG
- a CDS encoding ABC transporter ATP-binding protein, producing MTTSQDAICARDLRLTLGSAEAPVEILKGLDLTIARGETVALLGPSGSGKSSLMAVLSGLERATSGTLSVAGQDFAALDEDALARARRGRIGIVLQAFHLLPTMTALENVATPMELAGDTDVQARARAELEAVGLGHRLDHYPQQLSGGEQQRVAIARAIAPRPDLIFADEPTGNLDAATGHEIVELLFARRAETGATLLVITHDPELADHCDRVLTLGDGRIASDTAGKTARA
- the recF gene encoding DNA replication/repair protein RecF (All proteins in this family for which functions are known are DNA-binding proteins that assist the filamentation of RecA onto DNA for the initiation of recombination or recombinational repair.) — encoded protein: MLERISLTHFRNHTASDLRDTARFNLLMGENGAGKTNVLEALSLLAPGRGLRRAALAEMVEHSAMTGFGVGADLMQDGEAVRLGTYTENDAPGRRKVRINGSESTATALGEWLALTWLTPAMDGLFTGPAADRRRFMDRMALALDPAHASHAARYEAALRERNRLLSDDRTPDGAWLDAIEAQMVEHGGRLVQGRRLLVDTLMARIAHMPAEPFARPALTYAPGGADSSESLSQALFENRARDRAAQRTLSGPHRDELEVVHAAKRVPAAQSSTGEQKAMLVAITLAHAAIAAQGRAGVLLLDEVAAHLDPVRRAALFDQLSASGAQVWMTGTELAPFDTIADEAAIWRVDAGVIRRA